The Miltoncostaea oceani genome includes a region encoding these proteins:
- a CDS encoding ketopantoate reductase family protein, which produces MPRSPSSPGRDSWGSTSTDAAPPRTLVVGPGAIGGYVAARLTDAGWPVSVVARGATLEALRDRPLRVTDGGVEGEVRLRVVADPAEAGEVDLALVCVKSFDTEGAARAVRPALARGAVVLSLQNGVGNPAVIARECPDAAVGGVAVYLGCQRLAPDHVVRRPSRDPSTGRLRDLLAGGGAGAPGAALAAVGAAVGVPVRVDNDPAAALWTKLVANVCLNTVTALGRARVGRVFAEPAAVELMLALGREVVAVARAAGVPVAPDAAEAYIADARRRLPRDGGSSTLFDLENGRRLERDALVGAVVREGARLGVPVPVSRACDALLRLNEAPSA; this is translated from the coding sequence GTGCCGAGGTCCCCCTCGTCCCCGGGCAGGGACAGCTGGGGCTCGACCTCGACTGACGCCGCCCCGCCGCGGACGCTGGTCGTCGGCCCCGGCGCGATCGGCGGCTACGTCGCGGCCCGGCTCACCGACGCCGGCTGGCCGGTGTCGGTGGTGGCGCGGGGGGCGACGCTCGAGGCGCTCCGCGACCGGCCGTTGCGGGTGACCGACGGTGGCGTCGAGGGTGAGGTGCGGCTGCGGGTCGTCGCGGACCCCGCCGAGGCGGGCGAGGTGGACCTGGCGCTGGTGTGCGTGAAGAGCTTCGACACGGAGGGGGCGGCGAGGGCGGTGCGCCCCGCCCTCGCCCGCGGCGCGGTGGTCCTGTCGCTGCAGAACGGCGTCGGCAACCCCGCCGTGATCGCGCGGGAGTGCCCGGACGCCGCCGTCGGCGGGGTCGCGGTGTACCTCGGGTGCCAGCGCCTCGCCCCCGATCACGTGGTGCGGCGCCCGAGCCGCGACCCGTCGACGGGGCGGCTACGTGATCTGCTGGCGGGGGGCGGCGCCGGCGCGCCGGGGGCGGCCCTCGCGGCGGTGGGCGCCGCGGTCGGGGTGCCGGTGCGGGTCGACAACGACCCGGCCGCGGCGTTGTGGACGAAGCTCGTCGCGAACGTCTGCCTCAACACGGTGACGGCGCTCGGGCGCGCCCGGGTGGGGCGGGTCTTCGCCGAACCCGCCGCCGTGGAGCTGATGCTGGCGCTGGGACGGGAGGTCGTCGCCGTCGCGCGCGCGGCGGGCGTGCCGGTCGCCCCCGACGCCGCCGAGGCCTACATCGCGGACGCCCGCCGCCGGCTCCCCCGCGACGGCGGCTCCTCCACCCTCTTCGACCTCGAGAACGGGCGTCGCCTCGAACGCGACGCCCTCGTCGGCGCCGTCGTCCGGGAGGGCGCCCGGCTCGGCGTCCCCGTCCCCGTCTCCCGCGCCTGCGACGCCCTCCTGAGGCTCAACGAGGCCCCCTCCGCCTGA
- a CDS encoding ribonuclease H family protein: protein MPSTFTLVTDGACSGNGTDDSRGGWAAILTSPDGAEEVLTGGEFPTTNNRMELMAALEGLAAAPDGSEIDLVTDSSYLANAIGKGWLAGWQRKGWRTASKQPVANRDLWERMIVELARHRRVRPVLVRGHAGHEANERADRLAQDAARDAQPRAEVPLVPGQGQLGLDLD, encoded by the coding sequence ATGCCCTCCACCTTCACCCTCGTCACCGACGGCGCCTGCTCCGGCAACGGCACCGACGACTCCCGCGGCGGCTGGGCGGCCATCCTCACGTCCCCGGACGGGGCCGAGGAGGTCCTGACCGGCGGTGAGTTCCCGACGACGAACAACCGCATGGAGCTGATGGCGGCCCTGGAGGGGCTGGCGGCGGCGCCCGACGGCTCCGAGATCGACCTGGTGACCGACTCGAGCTACCTCGCGAACGCGATCGGCAAGGGCTGGCTGGCGGGGTGGCAGCGCAAGGGCTGGCGCACCGCGAGCAAGCAGCCGGTGGCGAACCGGGACCTGTGGGAGCGGATGATCGTGGAGCTCGCCCGCCACCGGAGGGTGCGGCCGGTGCTGGTGCGTGGCCACGCGGGGCACGAGGCGAACGAGCGGGCCGACCGGCTCGCCCAGGACGCCGCCCGCGACGCCCAGCCGCGTGCCGAGGTCCCCCTCGTCCCCGGGCAGGGACAGCTGGGGCTCGACCTCGACTGA
- a CDS encoding class I SAM-dependent methyltransferase, with protein MAEGTRVEESFDRSAGEYDEILSHNRTGARRLVEAIPPGDYDEILDVGCGTGFVTEEMVRRFGTSRVTGVDPSEGMLERFRAKLTDLGAEVTLVQAGVHDMPVPDGAFDAVVSGMAFHWFPDKPGAIAAMARRLKPGGVMAVLASGTGTDAEFLDVLRAIDPPVPPGWISVFDEIQRTGDQLAGYMEDAGLEVIDAWEERRVRRTDPEAYMARINAVASHLSSGLDPDVAAAHGARVVDAVTSAAGPRGFEYAFVKLFGVARRPA; from the coding sequence ATGGCCGAGGGAACACGCGTGGAGGAGAGCTTCGACCGCTCGGCGGGGGAGTACGACGAGATCCTCTCCCACAACCGCACCGGGGCGCGCCGCCTGGTGGAGGCGATCCCGCCCGGCGACTACGACGAGATCCTCGACGTCGGCTGCGGAACCGGCTTCGTCACCGAGGAGATGGTCCGCCGCTTCGGCACGTCGCGCGTGACCGGCGTCGACCCCTCCGAGGGGATGCTCGAGCGGTTCCGCGCCAAGCTGACGGACCTCGGCGCCGAGGTCACCCTGGTGCAGGCCGGGGTCCATGACATGCCGGTCCCCGACGGGGCGTTCGACGCCGTCGTCAGCGGGATGGCGTTCCACTGGTTCCCCGACAAGCCCGGCGCGATCGCGGCGATGGCCCGCCGCCTGAAGCCCGGCGGGGTGATGGCGGTCCTCGCCTCCGGGACCGGGACCGACGCCGAGTTCCTCGACGTCCTCCGCGCGATCGACCCCCCCGTACCGCCCGGGTGGATCTCCGTGTTCGACGAGATCCAGCGCACCGGCGACCAGCTCGCCGGCTACATGGAGGACGCCGGCCTCGAGGTCATCGACGCGTGGGAGGAGCGGCGCGTGCGGCGGACCGATCCCGAGGCGTACATGGCGCGCATCAACGCCGTGGCGAGCCACCTGTCGTCCGGCCTCGACCCCGACGTCGCCGCCGCGCACGGCGCGCGGGTGGTCGACGCCGTCACGTCCGCCGCCGGGCCCCGCGGCTTCGAATACGCCTTCGTGAAGCTGTTCGGGGTGGCCCGCCGACCGGCCTGA